In Rattus norvegicus strain BN/NHsdMcwi chromosome 3, GRCr8, whole genome shotgun sequence, a genomic segment contains:
- the Rfk-ps3 gene encoding riboflavin kinase-like has protein sequence MRSLPFFCRGQVVRGFGRGSKQLGIPTANFPEQVVDNLPADVSTGIYYGWASVGSGEVHKMVVSIGWNPYYKNVKKSMQTHIIHTFKEDFYGEILNVAIVGYLRPEKNFDSLESLISAIQGDIEEAKKQLDLPEHLKLKDDNFSQVFKSKIMNGH, from the coding sequence ATGAGGAGCCTGCCGTTCTTCTGCCGAGGTCAGGTGGTGCGTGGCTTCGGCCGCGGCTCCAAGCAACTGGGCATCCCCACAGCTAATTTTCCTGAACAAGTAGTAGACAATCTTCCAGCTGATGTGTCCACTGGCATCTATTACGGCTGGGCCAGCGTTGGGAGTGGAGAGGTCCATAAAATGGTGGTGAGCATAGGATGGAATCCATACTACAAGAATGTGAAGAAGTCCATGCAAACCCATATCATCCATACCTTCAAAGAGGACTTTTATGGGGAGATTCTCAATGTGGCCATTGTTGGCTACCTCAGACCTGAAAAGAACTTTGATTCTTTAGAGTCACTTATTTCTGCGATTCAAGGTGATATTGAAGAAGCTAAAAAACAACTGGATTTACCAGAACATTTGAAACTCAAAGATGACAATTTCTCCCaagtttttaaaagcaaaattatgAATGGCCACTGA